A window of the Pseudomonadota bacterium genome harbors these coding sequences:
- a CDS encoding radical SAM protein, whose amino-acid sequence MEYFPVYLKTHSEGILTERIEELESRLNPCVLCPRTCRANRMVDELGYCKAPYKIYISSAFSHFGEEAPLVGINGSGTIFLTHCNLKCIFCQNYEISIYGEGTPCSYGKLATLMVELQKRGCHNINFVTPTHYVPQILKALSIAIDNGLSIPLVYNCGGYESIEVIKLLDGIIDIYMPDIKFLSGELSQRFCKAQDYPQVVRDVIKEMQRQVSDLYIDENGIAKRGLLIRHLVMPSFGEDTKKILRFVRDEVSKNAFINIMAQYHPCHKAGEYPEISKRITNKEYFEAIDYARTIGLIRASNH is encoded by the coding sequence ATGGAATATTTTCCAGTATATTTAAAAACACACTCAGAAGGCATCCTCACCGAAAGGATAGAAGAACTCGAATCGAGGCTCAATCCCTGTGTACTGTGTCCAAGAACATGCAGAGCCAATAGAATGGTTGATGAATTGGGATACTGCAAGGCACCTTATAAAATCTATATTTCGTCAGCCTTCTCCCATTTCGGTGAAGAAGCCCCCCTCGTCGGTATAAACGGCTCTGGTACAATATTTCTCACCCACTGTAATCTAAAATGTATATTCTGCCAGAACTATGAAATAAGCATCTATGGAGAAGGGACACCCTGTTCATACGGAAAGCTGGCAACCCTCATGGTAGAACTTCAGAAGAGAGGGTGCCACAATATCAACTTTGTAACCCCTACCCACTATGTCCCCCAAATTTTAAAAGCCCTCTCAATAGCAATCGACAACGGTCTTTCAATCCCCCTTGTATATAACTGCGGTGGCTACGAATCCATAGAGGTAATAAAGCTACTCGATGGTATAATTGATATATACATGCCAGATATAAAATTTTTGAGCGGAGAACTCTCTCAAAGGTTCTGTAAGGCACAGGATTATCCCCAGGTGGTAAGGGACGTGATAAAGGAAATGCAAAGACAGGTAAGCGATCTATACATAGACGAAAATGGTATTGCAAAAAGAGGGTTACTCATACGGCACCTTGTAATGCCTTCTTTCGGGGAGGATACAAAAAAGATCCTGCGATTTGTGAGGGATGAGGTGTCAAAAAATGCCTTTATAAACATCATGGCCCAGTACCACCCATGCCATAAAGCCGGTGAGTACCCGGAAATATCAAAAAGAATTACAAATAAAGAGTATTTTGAAGCAATTGACTATGCGCGCACTATTGGGCTCATACGTGCATCTAATCATTGA